One window from the genome of Enterobacteriaceae bacterium Kacie_13 encodes:
- the hemX gene encoding uroporphyrinogen-III C-methyltransferase, producing the protein MTEQKNPSAPDDEIVIAPAVESPQPDAFERDQELKTLRKKQRTAPVLGAIAIVLVIALGAGLYYHGHQQALAQAASDESLSEQLDSLQKSQQQDKQQIATLLAQQEKTQQAADRQQASFGRQLNELQDKVASISGSDAKTWLLAQADYLVKLAGRKLWSDQDVTTAAALLKSADASLADMNDPSLIEVRRALNEDVSSLSAVTQVDFDGIILKLNQLSNQVDNLRLADNDTDDSPMDSDSTSLSGSLTEWRQNLTKSWHNFMDDFITIRRRDSTAEPLLAPNQDVYLRENIRSRLLIAAQAVPRHQDEVYKQSLESVSTWVRAYFDTTDPSTKAFLEELDNLSQQSISMDVPDQLKSQPMLEKLMQTRVRNLLQQPAAATQGE; encoded by the coding sequence ATGACGGAACAAAAAAATCCTTCCGCTCCGGATGATGAAATTGTTATCGCCCCGGCGGTTGAGAGCCCCCAGCCAGATGCTTTTGAACGGGATCAGGAGCTGAAAACGCTGCGTAAAAAACAGCGCACCGCGCCCGTCTTAGGCGCTATCGCCATTGTGTTAGTGATCGCGCTCGGCGCGGGTCTTTACTATCACGGTCACCAGCAGGCGCTGGCTCAGGCCGCCTCCGATGAATCGCTTTCTGAACAACTCGACAGCCTGCAAAAAAGTCAGCAACAGGATAAACAGCAAATCGCTACCCTGTTGGCTCAGCAGGAGAAAACCCAGCAGGCTGCCGATCGCCAGCAGGCATCGTTTGGGCGTCAGCTCAACGAACTGCAGGATAAAGTTGCCAGTATTTCCGGCAGCGATGCCAAAACGTGGTTACTGGCTCAGGCCGATTATCTGGTGAAACTGGCTGGTCGCAAACTGTGGAGCGATCAGGATGTGACCACCGCTGCGGCACTGCTGAAAAGCGCCGATGCAAGTCTGGCGGACATGAATGATCCAAGCCTGATCGAAGTGCGACGCGCGCTCAATGAAGACGTGAGCAGTCTGTCTGCAGTAACGCAGGTCGATTTCGACGGTATCATTCTCAAGCTGAATCAGCTGTCAAATCAGGTGGATAACCTGCGCCTGGCCGATAACGATACCGACGACTCACCGATGGACAGCGACAGCACCAGCCTGTCTGGCTCACTGACCGAATGGCGGCAGAACCTGACTAAAAGCTGGCATAACTTTATGGATGATTTCATCACCATCCGCCGCCGTGATTCGACAGCAGAACCGCTGCTTGCACCGAATCAGGATGTTTATCTGCGCGAGAATATCCGCTCCCGACTGCTGATCGCCGCGCAGGCCGTTCCGCGTCATCAGGATGAAGTGTACAAACAATCGCTGGAAAGCGTATCCACCTGGGTTCGTGCCTACTTCGATACGACCGATCCCTCGACCAAAGCGTTCCTGGAAGAACTGGATAATCTCAGCCAGCAATCCATTTCGATGGACGTGCCGGATCAGCTGAAAAGCCAGCCGATGCTGGAAAAACTGATGCAAACCCGCGTGCGTAATCTGCTTCAGCAGCCCGCCGCCGCAACGCAGGGGGAATAA
- the hemC gene encoding hydroxymethylbilane synthase, translated as MLDKIIRIATRQSPLALWQAQYVQSQLMACHPGLQVQLVPMVTKGDIILDTPLAKVGGKGLFVKELELAMLDGRADIAVHSMKDVPVEFPEGLGLVTICEREDPRDAFVSNRYASLAELPHGSVVGTSSLRRQCQLRQQRPDLQIRDLRGNVGTRLSKLDNGDYDAIILAVAGLKRLGLDSRIRAALTPEECLPAVGQGAVGIECRLDDHHTRELLAPLAHRETTLRVKAERAMNMRLEGGCQVPIGSYAELEGDQLWLRALVGAPDGSQMVCGERRGPAASAESMGISLADELLANGAREILQEVYQGNAPK; from the coding sequence ATGTTAGACAAAATCATTCGAATTGCCACCCGCCAGAGCCCGCTGGCTCTGTGGCAGGCACAATATGTTCAAAGCCAGTTAATGGCTTGTCACCCCGGTTTGCAGGTCCAACTGGTTCCGATGGTCACCAAGGGCGATATCATTTTAGATACCCCGCTGGCCAAAGTCGGTGGCAAAGGGTTATTTGTGAAAGAACTTGAGCTGGCGATGCTTGATGGTCGCGCGGATATCGCCGTGCATTCTATGAAAGATGTGCCGGTCGAATTCCCGGAAGGTTTGGGTCTGGTGACGATTTGTGAGCGCGAAGACCCGCGCGACGCGTTCGTCTCCAATCGTTACGCCTCTCTGGCCGAACTACCGCACGGCAGTGTGGTGGGTACATCCAGCCTGCGCCGCCAGTGCCAGTTGCGTCAGCAACGACCTGATCTGCAAATCCGCGATCTGCGCGGCAACGTCGGCACGCGTTTATCCAAACTGGATAACGGTGACTACGATGCAATTATTCTGGCGGTCGCTGGCCTGAAACGTCTGGGGCTCGACAGCCGCATCCGTGCAGCGCTAACCCCGGAAGAGTGCCTGCCCGCGGTCGGGCAAGGTGCCGTCGGCATCGAATGTCGTCTCGACGATCATCACACCCGCGAATTACTCGCCCCGCTGGCGCACCGTGAAACCACACTGCGCGTTAAGGCGGAACGGGCCATGAACATGCGCCTCGAAGGCGGATGTCAGGTGCCAATAGGTAGTTACGCTGAACTTGAAGGCGACCAGCTGTGGCTGCGTGCGCTGGTTGGCGCACCGGACGGCAGTCAGATGGTGTGCGGTGAACGCCGTGGTCCTGCGGCCAGTGCTGAAAGCATGGGCATCAGTCTGGCTGATGAGTTACTGGCAAACGGTGCGCGTGAAATTCTGCAAGAGGTCTATCAGGGGAACGCACCAAAATGA
- the rffM gene encoding lipopolysaccharide N-acetylmannosaminouronosyltransferase, with the protein MNSEKNNIPHYDIRGISLWGFRDMTHFLDYLFAGHQVKTGALVAMNAEKVLTVESNPELSALIGQAEYKYADGISIVRAIRKKYPQAKVSRIAGADLWECLMQRAGEEGAPVFLIGGKPEILQQTEDKLRAQWNVNIVGSQNGYFTPDQRDALFERVKASGATIVTVAMGSPKQEILMRDCRIFHPDALYMGIGGTYDVFTGHVKRAPKIWQKMGLEWLYRLISQPSRLRRQLKLLKFVRYYYTGRL; encoded by the coding sequence ATGAACTCTGAAAAAAATAACATTCCACACTACGACATACGCGGAATAAGCCTCTGGGGCTTTCGCGATATGACGCATTTTCTCGATTATTTGTTTGCCGGTCATCAGGTGAAAACCGGTGCGCTGGTGGCGATGAATGCTGAGAAAGTACTGACCGTCGAAAGTAACCCGGAACTCAGCGCGCTGATTGGGCAGGCAGAATATAAATACGCTGACGGGATTAGCATTGTGCGCGCCATCCGCAAAAAATATCCGCAGGCGAAAGTGTCACGCATTGCCGGCGCGGATTTGTGGGAATGCCTGATGCAGCGAGCAGGCGAAGAAGGCGCGCCGGTGTTTCTGATTGGCGGTAAACCTGAGATTCTGCAACAAACCGAAGATAAGCTGCGCGCCCAGTGGAACGTCAACATTGTGGGCAGCCAGAACGGATACTTCACGCCGGATCAGCGCGATGCGTTATTTGAGCGGGTGAAAGCCAGCGGCGCGACGATCGTGACCGTTGCGATGGGGTCACCGAAGCAGGAAATCCTGATGCGCGACTGCCGTATTTTTCATCCGGATGCATTGTATATGGGCATCGGTGGCACTTACGACGTCTTCACCGGGCATGTGAAACGCGCCCCAAAAATCTGGCAGAAGATGGGGCTGGAGTGGTTGTACCGCCTGATTTCGCAACCGAGCCGTCTGCGGCGTCAGCTGAAGCTGCTCAAATTCGTCCGCTATTACTACACTGGCCGTCTGTAA
- a CDS encoding amino acid permease — protein MANQEEKGGLHRGLEARHIELIALGGTIGVGLFMGAASTLKWAGPSVLLAYILAGIFVFFIMRSMGEMLHLEPVAGSFAVYAHKYLGPYYGYLTAWSYWFMWIAVGISEITAIGVYAQYWFPELPQWIPALMAVAIVAAANLAAVKLYGEMEFWFALIKITTIIVMIVVGLAVIFFGFGNHGEPVGFANLTAHGGFFAGGWKGFLFALCIVVASYQGVELVGITAGEAKNPQVTLKRAINNILWRILIFYVGAIFVIITIFPWNEMGTHGSPFVLTFAKIGIASAAGIINFVVLTAALSGCNSGMYSCGRMLYALSKNRQLPAFLSNVSKSGVPVYGIAITILCLLVGSCLNYLIPNPEKVFVYVYSASVLPGMVPWFVVLISQLRFREAHKEKLKNHPFKSILFPYTNYLTLIFLACVLVGMAINPDTRVSLLVGGIFIAGVSLIYFGLGMHKRAALTAEKAK, from the coding sequence ATGGCGAATCAAGAAGAGAAAGGTGGGCTACACCGCGGGCTGGAAGCCCGGCATATTGAGCTTATCGCGCTGGGCGGCACTATTGGTGTCGGGCTATTTATGGGCGCGGCGAGTACGCTGAAGTGGGCGGGACCTTCGGTGCTGCTGGCGTATATTCTGGCGGGGATTTTCGTCTTCTTTATTATGCGCTCGATGGGCGAGATGTTGCATCTGGAGCCGGTGGCCGGTTCATTTGCGGTTTATGCGCACAAATACCTCGGGCCGTACTATGGCTATCTGACGGCGTGGAGCTACTGGTTTATGTGGATAGCGGTGGGGATCTCAGAAATCACCGCCATCGGAGTATACGCGCAGTACTGGTTCCCTGAATTACCACAGTGGATCCCGGCGCTGATGGCCGTGGCGATTGTCGCTGCCGCCAATCTGGCCGCCGTGAAACTTTACGGTGAGATGGAGTTCTGGTTTGCGCTAATCAAAATCACCACCATCATTGTGATGATTGTGGTTGGCCTGGCCGTTATCTTCTTTGGTTTTGGTAATCACGGTGAACCGGTCGGCTTTGCTAATCTGACCGCACACGGCGGTTTCTTCGCCGGTGGCTGGAAAGGGTTCCTGTTTGCGCTGTGTATCGTCGTTGCGTCTTATCAGGGCGTCGAACTGGTGGGCATCACCGCCGGTGAAGCGAAAAACCCACAGGTGACACTCAAGCGTGCCATCAATAATATCCTGTGGCGTATCCTGATTTTTTACGTGGGCGCGATTTTTGTCATCATCACGATCTTCCCGTGGAATGAAATGGGGACGCACGGCAGCCCGTTCGTGCTGACGTTTGCGAAGATTGGCATCGCCTCGGCGGCCGGCATCATCAACTTTGTGGTGCTGACGGCGGCGCTTTCCGGTTGTAACAGCGGCATGTACAGCTGCGGGCGCATGCTCTACGCGTTGTCTAAGAATCGCCAGTTACCCGCATTTTTGAGCAATGTCTCAAAAAGTGGTGTACCGGTGTATGGCATTGCGATCACCATTTTGTGCCTGCTGGTCGGTTCATGTCTGAACTACCTGATCCCGAATCCCGAGAAAGTCTTCGTTTATGTTTACAGCGCCAGCGTTCTGCCGGGCATGGTACCGTGGTTTGTGGTGCTCATCAGCCAGCTGCGTTTTCGTGAAGCGCATAAAGAGAAACTGAAAAACCATCCGTTCAAATCAATTCTGTTCCCTTATACCAACTACCTGACGCTGATTTTCCTCGCCTGCGTGCTGGTGGGTATGGCAATTAACCCTGATACGCGCGTTTCTCTGCTGGTAGGGGGTATTTTCATCGCGGGAGTGTCCCTGATATACTTCGGACTTGGCATGCATAAGCGTGCTGCGCTGACGGCGGAAAAGGCAAAATAA
- the wzyE gene encoding O-antigen assembly polymerase, which translates to MTLSQLGGLSLVYALSLMFILTLTYKEFRRVRFNFNVLFSLLYLLTFYFGFPLTCVLVFQFDVKVVPVENLLQAMLAATCFYGIYYVSYKTRLKARHDGPSRAIFNMNRVETHLTWILLALIAVVTVSIFFMHNGFLLFKLKSYSQIFSSDVSGVALKRFFYFFIPAMLVVFFLKPDVRRWLFFLASTVAFGFLTYVIVGGTRANIIIAFALFLFIGIVRGWISLWMLAAAGVLGIVGMFWLALKRYGLNVSGPEAFYTFLYLTRDTFSPWENLGLLLQNYDKISFQGLAPIVRDFYVFIPSWLWHDRPSVVLNSANYFTWEVLDNHSGLAISPTLIGSLVVMGGVWFIPLGAVAVGMIIKWFDWLYEKGKADANKYKAAILQSFCFGAVFNIIVLAREGVDSFFSRVVFFCVVFGACLVVAKLLYWMLDAAGLIRAKMPRNENLIGKVAVRKANEL; encoded by the coding sequence ATGACGCTGTCACAGTTAGGTGGCTTGTCTTTGGTTTACGCGCTCTCGCTAATGTTTATCCTGACGCTGACCTATAAAGAATTCCGCCGTGTGCGTTTCAACTTCAACGTCCTGTTTTCGTTGCTGTACCTGCTGACATTTTATTTCGGTTTTCCACTGACCTGTGTGCTGGTTTTCCAGTTTGATGTCAAAGTGGTGCCGGTGGAAAACCTGTTGCAGGCCATGCTCGCCGCCACCTGTTTCTACGGCATTTACTACGTCAGTTACAAAACGCGGCTAAAAGCCAGGCATGACGGGCCTTCACGGGCGATATTCAACATGAACCGGGTGGAGACGCATCTGACATGGATCCTGCTGGCGCTGATTGCAGTGGTCACCGTATCCATCTTCTTTATGCATAACGGTTTTTTACTGTTCAAGCTGAAGTCTTACAGTCAGATTTTCTCCAGCGATGTTTCCGGTGTGGCACTCAAACGTTTCTTCTACTTCTTCATTCCGGCCATGCTGGTGGTATTTTTCCTCAAACCTGACGTTCGCCGCTGGCTTTTTTTCCTCGCCAGCACTGTGGCGTTTGGCTTCCTGACCTACGTAATTGTCGGCGGCACACGCGCCAATATCATTATCGCTTTTGCGTTGTTTTTGTTTATCGGCATTGTGCGCGGCTGGATCTCGTTGTGGATGCTGGCGGCCGCGGGCGTGCTGGGGATTGTCGGGATGTTCTGGCTGGCGCTGAAACGCTACGGCCTGAACGTCAGCGGCCCGGAAGCGTTTTATACCTTCCTGTACCTGACGCGCGATACTTTCTCACCGTGGGAAAACCTCGGGCTGCTGTTGCAGAACTACGACAAGATCAGCTTCCAGGGCCTCGCGCCGATCGTGCGCGACTTCTACGTCTTTATCCCGAGCTGGCTGTGGCATGATCGCCCGAGCGTGGTGCTCAACTCCGCCAACTATTTCACCTGGGAAGTGCTGGATAACCATTCCGGCCTGGCTATCTCCCCGACGCTGATTGGCTCTCTGGTGGTGATGGGCGGCGTGTGGTTTATTCCTCTCGGTGCCGTCGCCGTGGGCATGATCATCAAGTGGTTTGACTGGCTGTATGAGAAAGGCAAAGCTGATGCGAATAAGTATAAAGCAGCGATTCTACAAAGTTTCTGCTTCGGCGCAGTCTTCAATATCATCGTGCTGGCCCGTGAAGGCGTGGACTCCTTCTTCTCGCGGGTGGTGTTTTTCTGTGTCGTGTTCGGTGCCTGTCTGGTCGTGGCCAAATTGTTGTACTGGATGCTGGACGCTGCGGGACTGATCCGTGCCAAAATGCCGCGCAATGAAAACCTCATCGGGAAGGTAGCTGTCAGGAAAGCCAATGAACTCTGA
- a CDS encoding class I adenylate cyclase, translating to MYLYIETLKQRLDAINQLRVDRALAAMGPAFQQVYTLLPVFLHHHHPLIPGYLEGKVPHGICLFTPDESQKTYLTDLEDKWGSALEPTAKGELPITGVYSMGSTSSIGQSQSSDLDIWVCHQSWLDNEERNRLQQKCSLLEKWAASLGVEVSFFLIDENRFRHNESGSLGGEDCGSTQYILLLDEFYRTAVRMGGKRILWNMVPGEEEAHYDEYVLSLYAQGALTPNEWLDLGGLSTLSAEEYFGASLWQLYKSIDSPYKAVLKTLLLEAYSWEYPKTQLLAMDIKQRLHQGEIVNFGLDSYCMMLDRVTRYLTQIEDTTRLDLVRRCFYLKVCEKLSRARASVGWRREILSQLVAEWGWDEERLVMLDNRANWKIERVREAHNELLDAMMQSYRNLIRFARRNNLSVSASPQDIGVLTRKLYAAFEALPGKVTLVNPQISPDLSENDLTFIHVPIGRANRTGWYLYNQSPSMESIVSHQPLEYNRYLNKLVAWAYFNGLLTSTTRLHIKSGGLCDIAKLRELVADVSHNFPLRLAAPTPKALYSPCEIRHLAIIVNLEHDPTAAFRNQVVHFDFRKLDVFSFGQNQECMVGSIDLLYRNSWNEVRTLHFSGEQAVLEALKTILGKMHQDAAPPESVEVFCYSQHLRGLIRTRIQQLVTECIELRLSSKRLEPGRFKAVRVAGQTWGLFFERLSVSVQKLENAIEFYGAISNNKLHGLSVKLQTDQAHLPAVIDGYASEGIIQFFFEDSADEIGFNIYILDESNRVEVYHHCEGSKEDLVRDVSRFYSSSHDRFTYGSSFINFNLPQFYQIVSLDDRIQVIPFRSNALSAVCATLPESEIEPSRLKQQFQLH from the coding sequence TTGTACCTCTACATCGAGACACTGAAGCAAAGATTGGATGCGATCAACCAGTTACGAGTCGATCGTGCACTGGCGGCAATGGGTCCTGCGTTTCAACAGGTCTACACGTTGCTTCCCGTCTTTTTACATCATCATCACCCTCTGATACCGGGATACCTTGAAGGTAAGGTTCCGCATGGTATCTGCCTCTTCACGCCTGATGAATCGCAAAAAACCTATCTGACCGACCTCGAAGACAAATGGGGCAGCGCACTTGAGCCAACGGCTAAAGGCGAATTGCCGATCACCGGCGTCTATTCGATGGGCAGCACTTCGTCAATCGGCCAAAGCCAGAGTTCGGATCTGGATATCTGGGTATGTCATCAATCCTGGCTTGATAATGAAGAGCGCAATCGCCTGCAGCAAAAATGTAGTCTGTTGGAAAAATGGGCCGCCTCGCTGGGCGTGGAGGTCAGCTTCTTCCTCATCGACGAAAACCGTTTCCGTCACAACGAAAGTGGCAGTCTGGGCGGAGAAGATTGCGGATCCACGCAGTACATCTTATTGCTCGACGAATTCTACCGTACAGCCGTGCGTATGGGCGGCAAGCGTATTCTGTGGAATATGGTGCCGGGCGAAGAAGAAGCGCATTACGACGAATATGTGCTTTCTTTGTATGCCCAGGGCGCGCTGACGCCAAACGAATGGCTCGATCTCGGCGGGCTTAGTACGCTGTCGGCGGAAGAGTATTTCGGCGCCAGCCTGTGGCAGTTGTATAAAAGTATCGACTCGCCATATAAAGCAGTGCTCAAAACACTGCTGCTGGAAGCCTATTCATGGGAATATCCAAAAACGCAGTTACTGGCGATGGACATTAAACAGCGTTTGCATCAGGGCGAGATCGTTAACTTCGGTCTGGACTCCTATTGTATGATGCTCGACCGCGTGACCCGCTACCTGACCCAAATTGAAGATACCACCCGCCTTGATTTAGTCCGCCGCTGTTTCTACCTCAAAGTCTGCGAAAAACTCTCCCGCGCCCGTGCCTCAGTCGGCTGGCGTCGTGAAATTCTTAGTCAGCTGGTAGCCGAATGGGGCTGGGACGAAGAGCGTCTGGTGATGCTTGATAACCGTGCAAACTGGAAAATTGAGCGCGTGCGCGAAGCGCATAACGAACTGCTCGATGCCATGATGCAAAGCTATCGCAACCTGATCCGCTTTGCCCGTCGCAACAATTTAAGTGTCAGCGCCAGCCCGCAGGATATCGGCGTGCTGACCCGTAAGTTGTACGCCGCTTTTGAAGCGCTGCCGGGCAAAGTCACACTCGTGAACCCGCAGATCTCGCCTGATCTGTCAGAGAACGACTTAACCTTTATTCATGTGCCGATTGGTCGTGCCAACCGCACCGGCTGGTATTTGTATAATCAGTCACCGTCGATGGAATCGATCGTCAGCCATCAGCCACTGGAATATAACCGCTACCTCAATAAACTGGTGGCGTGGGCGTATTTCAACGGTTTGCTGACCTCCACCACGCGCCTGCACATTAAAAGTGGCGGCCTGTGCGATATCGCCAAACTGCGCGAACTGGTCGCGGATGTCTCGCACAACTTCCCGCTGCGTTTAGCCGCGCCGACGCCGAAAGCATTGTATAGCCCGTGTGAGATCCGTCATCTGGCGATTATCGTCAACCTCGAACATGATCCGACCGCCGCCTTCCGTAATCAGGTGGTGCATTTTGATTTCCGTAAGCTGGATGTGTTCAGCTTCGGGCAGAATCAGGAATGCATGGTCGGCAGTATCGATCTGCTATATCGCAACTCGTGGAACGAAGTGCGTACGCTGCATTTCAGCGGTGAGCAGGCGGTGCTGGAAGCACTGAAAACCATTCTGGGTAAAATGCATCAGGACGCCGCGCCGCCGGAGTCGGTGGAGGTATTCTGTTACAGCCAGCATTTGCGCGGCCTTATCCGCACGCGTATTCAGCAGCTGGTGACGGAGTGCATCGAGCTGCGTCTGTCGAGTAAACGTCTCGAACCGGGTCGTTTCAAAGCAGTGCGCGTTGCCGGACAAACCTGGGGTCTGTTCTTCGAACGCCTGAGCGTATCGGTGCAAAAGCTGGAAAATGCTATCGAATTCTACGGCGCAATTTCCAATAATAAACTGCACGGTTTGTCGGTGAAATTGCAGACCGATCAGGCGCACCTGCCTGCGGTGATTGACGGCTACGCCAGCGAAGGGATTATTCAGTTCTTCTTTGAAGACAGCGCGGATGAAATCGGTTTTAACATCTATATTCTCGATGAGTCGAACCGCGTTGAGGTGTACCACCATTGCGAAGGCAGTAAAGAGGATCTGGTGCGCGACGTCAGCCGCTTCTATTCTTCCTCGCATGACCGCTTCACCTACGGCTCAAGCTTCATCAACTTCAACCTGCCGCAGTTCTACCAGATTGTATCGCTTGATGATCGTATTCAGGTGATCCCTTTTCGCAGCAATGCGTTATCTGCCGTCTGCGCCACGCTACCCGAAAGCGAGATCGAACCTTCCCGGCTGAAACAGCAATTCCAGCTCCATTAG
- the hemD gene encoding uroporphyrinogen-III synthase, with amino-acid sequence MTILVTRPSPAGETLVSRLRALGRVAFHSPLIEFAPGNQLAMLPNLLSSLDQQDLVFMLSQHAVNYADRALRQSATRWPGNVNYYAIGRTTGLLFHRASSLPVLYPQDGETSEMLLNLPSLLRIQGKKALILRGNGGREKLAETLTERGVEVSYCECYQRSPIHYDASEQSAVWQRAGVDTLVVTSGEMLQQLYTLVPDYYRHSWLLRCSLVVVSERLATLARQLGWSAIRVAENADNDALIRALQLPD; translated from the coding sequence ATGACCATTCTGGTTACCCGTCCTTCTCCGGCAGGAGAAACGCTGGTCAGCCGGCTGCGCGCTCTGGGTCGGGTTGCCTTCCATTCCCCGCTGATTGAATTTGCACCGGGGAACCAACTCGCTATGCTGCCGAACCTGCTATCCTCTTTAGATCAGCAGGATCTGGTGTTCATGCTGTCACAACATGCTGTGAACTACGCCGATCGCGCATTACGTCAGTCCGCCACACGCTGGCCAGGCAACGTGAATTATTACGCGATTGGCCGCACCACCGGCCTGTTGTTTCATCGTGCAAGCAGTCTGCCGGTTCTCTATCCACAGGATGGCGAAACCAGCGAGATGTTGCTGAATCTTCCGTCTTTGCTGCGTATTCAGGGCAAGAAAGCACTTATTTTACGCGGCAACGGCGGACGCGAAAAGCTGGCGGAAACGCTGACTGAACGCGGCGTCGAAGTGTCTTACTGCGAATGTTATCAGCGCAGCCCGATCCATTACGACGCCAGCGAGCAAAGTGCCGTATGGCAACGTGCCGGTGTGGATACGCTGGTCGTGACCAGCGGTGAAATGCTACAACAGTTGTATACGTTAGTTCCTGATTACTACCGACATTCATGGTTACTGCGCTGTAGCCTGGTGGTGGTCAGCGAACGTTTGGCAACCCTCGCCCGCCAGCTTGGCTGGAGCGCTATTCGGGTTGCCGAGAATGCAGACAATGATGCGCTGATTCGCGCATTACAATTACCTGACTAA
- the hemY gene encoding protoheme IX biogenesis protein HemY produces MLRVFVVFLIVFAGIIVGPMLAGHQGYVLIQTDNYNIETSVTGLAIMLIVLILVLFFIEWILRRVLRTGARTRGWFAGRKSSKARKQTKEAMLKLAEGDHRKMEKLLARNADHADQPVVNYLLAAEAAQQRGDTIRTNQYLERAAEIADTDQMPVDITRVRIQLAQGEIHAARHGVDRLLGQSPRHPEILRLAEQAYLRTGAYGSLLEILPSMAKADIHTDDEIRVLQEQAYIGMMNQLMAEEGSDGLKRWWKDQNRKTRHEVALQVAMATHLIECNDQDLAQEVILDGLKRQYDDRLVALMPKLRSGDPEQLEKTLRQLIKQNGTTPLLSSTLGQLLMKHGEWMQASEAFREALKQRPDAYDYAWLADALDKLHKPAEAAEMRREGLMLTLNNSQQP; encoded by the coding sequence ATGTTACGAGTTTTCGTGGTATTCCTGATTGTGTTTGCCGGGATTATCGTCGGCCCGATGCTGGCCGGCCATCAGGGCTATGTTCTGATTCAAACCGACAACTACAACATCGAGACCAGCGTGACCGGCTTAGCGATTATGCTGATCGTGCTGATTCTGGTGCTGTTTTTCATCGAATGGATCCTGCGCCGCGTTCTGCGTACCGGCGCGCGTACCCGTGGCTGGTTTGCCGGGCGTAAAAGCTCCAAAGCACGTAAGCAGACCAAAGAGGCGATGCTAAAGCTGGCAGAAGGCGATCATCGTAAGATGGAAAAACTGCTGGCGCGCAACGCCGACCACGCCGATCAGCCGGTGGTGAACTACCTGCTGGCAGCGGAAGCGGCTCAGCAACGTGGCGACACCATCCGTACCAATCAGTATCTGGAGCGCGCGGCTGAAATCGCCGATACCGACCAGATGCCGGTGGATATCACCCGCGTACGCATCCAGCTGGCGCAGGGCGAAATACACGCCGCCCGTCACGGCGTAGATCGTTTACTCGGCCAGTCGCCGCGTCATCCGGAAATTCTACGTCTGGCAGAGCAGGCTTATCTGCGCACCGGCGCGTACGGCTCACTGCTGGAAATTCTGCCGTCCATGGCGAAAGCAGACATCCATACTGATGATGAAATCCGCGTTCTGCAGGAACAGGCTTACATTGGCATGATGAATCAGCTGATGGCAGAAGAAGGCAGCGATGGGCTGAAACGCTGGTGGAAAGATCAGAATCGTAAAACCCGCCATGAAGTGGCATTGCAGGTAGCGATGGCCACGCATCTGATTGAATGTAACGATCAGGATCTGGCTCAGGAAGTGATCCTCGACGGGCTGAAACGCCAGTACGATGATCGTCTGGTCGCATTGATGCCAAAGCTGCGTTCAGGGGATCCCGAACAGCTGGAAAAAACGCTGCGTCAGCTGATCAAGCAAAACGGCACAACGCCGCTGCTGAGTAGTACGCTCGGTCAGTTGCTGATGAAGCACGGCGAATGGATGCAGGCAAGTGAAGCCTTCCGTGAAGCGCTTAAACAGCGTCCTGACGCGTATGACTATGCGTGGCTGGCTGATGCGTTAGATAAACTGCACAAACCGGCAGAAGCGGCGGAAATGCGCCGTGAAGGGCTGATGTTAACGCTGAACAACTCGCAGCAGCCGTAA